ATAAATAGCAATAAGTTTCCCGACCACTTTTTTATCAACAATGATTTGGTATGACTTTGAATGCCACTCTTCACCATCCATGGCCGGCTCTGTTAATCCAAGGCTATTCAACATTCCTCTAATTTGCGAAGAATCCACTTGAAGACGATTTATATTGTCAAACAATTGGAAATAAAGCTGGTCGGTCATGGCATGTTCATGGACCATGCCATTTATCGTGCTACTTGAAAAATGTCCTGAATTCTTATAATTCTTTTCAATTTCAACTAACACTCTATCAATCTTTTTTTCCCTATTTAGATCTAGGTAACTTTTAAAGCTCTCTTCAAAACCATACTGTATGAAAAAACTAACAACCAAAATCCCAATCATTGAAACAATCAAAAAGTAAAAAAGAATTCTAGACCGAAGTGTTTGCAGCATCCAGGATCCCTCCAAATTTATAGCCCATTCCAAAGACCGTCAGGATAAATGCAGGCTGCCTTGAATCCAATTCAATTTTTTTACGAAGATTTTTAATATGCGTATCAACACTCCGTTCATAGCCTTCATAAAACATGCCTTCGTCTTGAATTTTTTCTAATAAATCCATTCGGCTATAGACCCTACCTGGATTCAAAGCCATATTAGTCAAAAGCTTATATTCAATTGGAGTTAAGTTAATAAATTGGCCATTTACGGTTACTTCCTTTTTATCTATATCAATTGCCAATTGCCCTCCATTGAATTCAAATTTATCAACTTTCTCTGTTTTCTTCACTCGTCTTAAAATAGCTTGGACGCGAACAACCACTTCCCTGGGACTAAATGGCTTCGTGACATAATCATCAGCGCCCATGACAATTCCATTAATACGGGCGTCTTCTGACGACTTTGCAGTAAGCATCAGGATTGGGACATCTGAATCTTTTCTAACCAATCGGCAAACTTCCTCACCAGAAATATCGGGGAGCATAAGATCAAGAATCATTAAATCTGGACTTACTGTTTTTACCTTTTTTAAGGCGTCAATCCCATTGTCTGCTGTATGTATTTCATAGCCTTCTCTTTCAAGATAAGCTTCAAGGACTTCGATGATTCTTTTTTCATCATCAACAAGTAAAATTTTCATCATAATCCCTCCCACAACACTACTATATCATTTCAACACAGCACTTTTTTCATCTTCACAAATTTCCCACAAGTTCTTCATAACATCTACAATCTTTCTTGATAAGATGAACCTGTGATTACGAAAGAGAAGATGACATTCCCAGGAATCAAACCAGGAAGATGTCTTAAAAATAACCCCTTATTTTTATCATCTCAACTCTTTTATGTAATACATGGTTTTATCAATTTTACTCAACCCTTAATAAACCTCTCTTTTTTCACATATGGTGTCCCGATCGTCGGGACATCTATTTTTTTTTCAAAAATGTCCGCCATTTTACCTTTTTCTCAAAAATTAGTAAAGCTTCTACAGCCCTTCATATAGTATCCTGTATATAGAAAGGGCGGATATACACATGAATAAAATCTCCTTTAAAATTGGACTACTTTTCTTTATTTCTATTTTCCTTTTAGAATCCATTTCAATGTTCTTTTTACACAATAATATTCTCCATTCACGGGTGCATGATGAACTCTCCGCCTTACAAACACGGGGAAATAATCATCGTGAGATCCTCGAGGCATCTTTCCATGAAGAAACCATTAAACACATCGCCCTAATGGAATCACGAACAGATACCCAAGTAATCTTGACGAATCCAAACGGAGCAATCTATATGTCTTCAAATAAAGTGACGTCCGAGATGAAAAGGATTATTAAATCCTCACCTAAAAAGATTCCACATGAAGGGCTTATTTTAGAAGAGGATTGGCAACACGAAGAATACATTGCCTCGATTAGTCCTATTCAGATTAACGGTAAAATAAATGGATATATATACATGTTTCAAAAAACACAAAAAGTAAAAGAATTAATATCTGGATTAAATCATCATTTCATACTTGCTGGTGTTATGTCACTCATCTTTATGTTCATCATTATTATTTTTCTGACAAGATTTGTTACTCATCCTGTTATCCAAATGAGTGAAGCGACAAAACGAATAAGCAAAGGTGATTTTTCAGTTTCACTTCCCACATTAGCAAAAGATGAAATTGGTGAATTAGGAGAATCAATAAAT
The Neobacillus sp. PS3-40 genome window above contains:
- a CDS encoding response regulator transcription factor, which produces MMKILLVDDEKRIIEVLEAYLEREGYEIHTADNGIDALKKVKTVSPDLMILDLMLPDISGEEVCRLVRKDSDVPILMLTAKSSEDARINGIVMGADDYVTKPFSPREVVVRVQAILRRVKKTEKVDKFEFNGGQLAIDIDKKEVTVNGQFINLTPIEYKLLTNMALNPGRVYSRMDLLEKIQDEGMFYEGYERSVDTHIKNLRKKIELDSRQPAFILTVFGMGYKFGGILDAANTSV